A stretch of DNA from Lotus japonicus ecotype B-129 chromosome 4, LjGifu_v1.2:
CAGCATATTAGTCGTGTCAAATAGTATTTTCCCTTTTCGTCCACTTCTCATTCAATTACTTCATCTGTTACAAAAACACCTCCCATTTTTGTGTAAAATACAAATTTCTTCAAGAACTTCATTGTTTGGCCAATCAAGTGATCATTGTTGTCATAAAACTGATTTGAAAACGGAATGATTCATGTTTGGTATATTTATGAGAAAACTAATTTTTGTATATTATCTGAAATTTTACAATTGATTGTGTTGAACTGCAGAAGTTGGCATCAGAGAATTGATTTTAGAGCTAACTATTTCTTAGATTGAAGAACATAAACAATTTTCATAAGTGGATTCAAATTGCTTTACGCATGCcctcaaaagaaaaagaaaaaaacttcaCTTCATAGTAACGTGGATTCATGAAATAGTGCTATtgtaagaaaatgaagataaaaagaaagagaTTACGTGAGTATTTAGTTAAAAATAGAATTTTATCCTAGAAAAGAATATTGCCAGTTTTGCACCGCTCCATGTAAGACTCTTTGTTACAAACATAAGATGCATTCTAAGAAACAAAGAACGAAATCGTTTCCTACATGACAGTAATGTGGATCCATGAAATAGTATTATTGTGAAAGAAAGtgaagataaagaaaaagataCGAGACTGAatacttaaaattaaaaaatctggattttatcatttaaattttttaccAGGGTCTTATGTATAGTCGTTAGAACTCACCCAAGTTTAATGCATACATTCAAATCTTGCAGTGACAAACCGTTAAGAGTTTTGCTATCTCAAAATATCTAAAatgtaattattaataatagaTATCTAAAATGTAAACTAGAAGTTACAAAAGAGTTTACAAGGTCTTGAATGCTTTATCATCATGACAAAAAAAATGAGTGAGGCCATGAGTGGTTGGTTGAACATAAAATAAGCAATCTTCACGGTGCACACATTCACCATAATGTGACTCCGCCACTCCATAATCTCAACCATCAAGCGCACCAAGGGCTTTCATGTCCTCTAAGAAAGCTGAATATGAGTCATCGATGCTCGGTGCTTTTGGAGCTGATGATGAGctcactgactctggttttacATTAGTCGGCCCTGATTTCCCAGAAACGGTCCTAGAGGTTGTTGGCAGTGAAGGTTTTGGTTTTGTTTTAATCATTGCAGCCTCTCTCCTCACTCGAACAGATGCAGGAATCTAGTCAAATACATAATATAGACTCAATTAGAGGAATAATACACACATAGATCTTGAAATGTTAACAAACAATGCCAGGTTAAGTTCTGTCATAAAAACAACTCAGGTCATCTGTTAAATTACCTGATTTAACAGCTGTATTTCCTTAGACAAAATTTCAAACTACATTGCTTCTCTTTAAGAAAATTTGTCCTCTATGagtaaatactaaataaataCAACAAGTCATTATAACTgttcattaatattttaattttggtttATATGGGATTCAAATCTTTGATCCCTACCTACTTAAAGCCAACCTTGCGTGGAAGTTATATTTCCCTAATATTTTTAACTGTCAATAATTTTCATAGGGTTGTTTCTGATCTATATAGCATCTTCAAAAATAAAAGCATAGCAATTATCTTAGAACTAACGGCAAGAGAGAAACTCTATCAGATAGAACAAGCACAAAAAAAATACGGCTCATGCCTAAGCACAAATTACAAGTTTATTTCAGTCTGGTCTACACTCTGAACTAGTATTATCAGACTAATTTGCAGTATGTTTTGCAATAGCTGGTTGTGTTCTGAAGAAGTTAATAACCAAAACATTATTGAAAGAACTTTTACTTGATACgctgttttattttcaaataaagTTGTAAACAAATTTCTACTTATAGAGATAAGGGGAAAAATAAAGATGAATAAATTTAAGAGCTAAAATAACGATTAACGATAAAGCtgtacaaaataaataaataattcaaCTTACCATAGCTGTAAGTTCTGGAGTGTGCTGAGCTAATGGCCTTTTAACAACAGTAGAAGCAGCAGATTTAACATAAGATGGCTTCTGAGGAGGAAGTTGCCTTAATGCCAAATGATCCTCTTCGTGGAAGTTTGGAGGAGGACCAGGTGGAAGTGGTGGTTTCATCATTGGAGGAGGCCCAGGTGGAGGACCATATGGTGGCCTATGAATTAGAGGGACCATCATTCCAGGAGGCAGTGCCTGACCAGGGAGTCCCGCAACAGGTAAAGGAGACCTCATATcaggtgttggtggtggtggtggtggtggcaaaaaTCGGGATATTCCAGGGGGCAATACATCAGCCTGTAAACTTGGGATTAATGGGGGACCTggaacagaaggttgttgccttggaggaggaggaggaagcccAGGAACCATTTTAGGGATCTCCTGGCTAGAAAGGGTATTCTTATTGTCAGTAGAAGCTGCAGCACCATCAGACTGAATAACACCAGACTTGGGTGGAGGAGGGGGAGGAGGCAGCTGCACCTACATTTTAGAAAATATGTTACTGCTTAAGAAGCTTCTGTTAAGGAGAATCATAACAAGTCCTGGGTTTTAAACTTATAGAAAGCACATGAGTTCCCATTTGGCAACCATGATAAGTGTCTACTAACTTGCCATATATGAAGCGTGAATTGAATATCAGATACAAAGACAAATGCAAGAGACAACAGCATACCTAACTCGACCATTTCAAAATGTCCACAATGTGCTTAAAACATACTTTGAAATGTTTTTAATCATCAAAAATTGGGTCTGAACTCTGAAGCATGCCAAAACATAAAATTTGTCTAACTTTGGtactttttaaattgaaaatacATTATTcagtattttctatttttttgcgAGCATACAAATATAgttttactatttaattaatattccCCACCACACTCACATCCTATATTTTGAAAAGTAGCAGTATCCCCATATTGAATCCTTTTGGATAATACCCACAACAGAAACCAGTGCATCTAAGCTTTAAAACCAGACATAAGCCTACCTGACCAGGCGCCTTGAAAGGTAAATCATCTGTCAATGCAGACTGATTTCTCTCCATACCTACACCAGTGCCAGGTGGAGGTGGCTGAGACTGTTGTAGGGGTGGAGGTGGAGGGGGTATAGGCCGACTTGCAATTTGATCTTTAGGTGGAGGAccaggaggtggaggaggcaaAGGAGGTGGAGGTAATGATGTAGGCACAGCAGTAGCAGGCTTTGGCGGCAttggaggtggaggaggcaaTGGCAAAGAAGCAGGTAAAACAGCACCATCTGCAGAACTTGCAGTGCCAGAATcaggcagtggtggtggtgggggggGTGGAGGTACAGCTAACACATCATTTTCGGACTCTGTTGCCGATGATGATGCAGCAGCACTTGACGAAGCACCAGACAAGGGAATTCTGGGACCTGCATGTCAGCATAAAAATTGATTAAAGAAGTGAGATTTCAAACAAACATCATTTATAAATCCATGATTTTAACCGACATATGATAAAGAAGTTCAACAGACCTATAGACGATACAAACATAGGAGGTTTCCCTGGTGGTGGAGCCCCAGTAGGATTTAATGTAGGATGGTAATAAACGGAGTCCTGCAATAAAAATCACTTAATAATTCAGAAACTATTGATAACACTTACACCAGTTAGCTTTGTATGTTTGGAAGAAAGAGcggaaaaaggaaaacaaaagcATCTAAGCAACTTAAATCCTACCTCAGGCTTTGGGTGATtaactctctcttcttcttcagcagtTGTTCTCCTTCGAGGAGGCCCCAAATGGCTACACAAAACACATCCTAGAATGTGTAAATTACACAAATACAAACTGGgcataaataattatttaaaataccATGAAAATTCCTCACCTGAACATAACAGGGGTCTCCCCCTTCTCCTTCATTTTATCTTCATATTCCTGCGTAAAAGAGATTAGACTTAGATCATCAATGACAACAATTAGTAGAAACTACTTAAAATAAAAGCATACAGTTGAGGGGTGTTTTCAAGTTTTAAGATTGAGTTTTGAGTCCTCTGTACATACACTTATACTACTAATGCGATATCAAACTCAGTTCATAAATTTACATTTTCATTAAGTTTCAGATTTTCCTTCTACCGCTCAAGTCTTAAATTGCAGTAAGAGCATGGGTCTGCCTGAAGTCTGAATTCACCAGCCACCTATTACAGCTGGTAACTACAAACACATGACCTTTTACATGGTCTAAGAATATATCAGCTAAAACTACCACTTACAAATAGTGAGTGATAAACCCAAGAGAGCCCTTCAGCCACTCTTAATGGTACTTGCCTAGGACAATAATGGTGCATCAACCAATGTGCGAGTTACAACTGGTTTTCAGATGGACATAATTAGCAATCACTATTGAGATGATAACACGTGATTTTTAATTGTGTCGGAAGAAAAAAGCAACTGAAGGCAATAATGAACCACGAAACTTTTGCATCATAACAGCCACATTGGTCGATGCAGCCTGTGGTTATGATGTAATGATTATTTTCATTCATTGAAAGTATCTTGTTTCCACCATGCACTATAAAAAACTACCACTTACAGGCTGTGACCCAAAAGGGACCTTCAGCTACTCTTAATGGTACAGCTAATGTCTTTTTTCTCATATATAGACAAGATCCTGTTTCTATATTACTCTGTAAATTATTAACTGACTTTCACTATCTGAACCCACCAGGTTTTCCTTAACTTGTTCAGAGATGGGAAAGAAATTTGACAGGAAATCTTCTCCACAATTATCAGGGTATGGAAAAATGTCATAGTCACATTCAGAGAAATAACTTGGATATTGACTTCAGAAACCCAGAGACCAGATatgttttatcttcttttttcatTCAGCACATAACTGTGCACAGCACACAAGTATAGGGCAATCTGCAAAGCATTATCAGATAATAAAGCAATGTGGTCCAACAAAAACAATACAAAAACACATAATAAGCTATTACCCTCCTCTTCTTTACGACAAGATTAAGTGTATCTTGTAGTTGTCTCTTCTTGTGCTTTCTTGCTTTATCCAAGGCACCATCAGCCTCTGCCACAAACAACAAGGCACAGTGAATTTAAATAAGCTAAGGCATCCACAAAGACAATAACGTATTATAAGTATACAACTAAACGGCAGGAGAACAACAAACTGATCAATAAATGATCCATCCAAGCCACAGAATAGAAATAAAGAATGAAATAGTCAACCtagatccccccccccccaaaaaaaagttACGCATAACCAAAAAAGCCAAAAAGCAGTAATGCGCCATACAACACATTGGCAAAAATATAATTACAGAATCGGAGAATAGTCAGTTCATGTGTAGTAATATTATTTCTCATTGCAGCTATCTATTATCGACTAATACATAGAAGTTTGGGTTAATCACAGCGTCTATTTACATGTGTATACCCTATCTCTGTGAAACACGGACACAGCGCATTCTCCAGGCTCCATGGAGACAAAAATATATCCTTTCCAGGACTAAAACAACCTTAGGTGCCACACTCTGCAAATTGGCCCTAACAATTTCACAAGCTAAGAGATTCATTTAAACCTATAGCAACTGCAGATAAATGGTCAAGCATACCTTTAACAATGCTAAATAAGCATTGTGTAAATGAAGATTGTCATGATAATGGCAACAAAAAAACAGTAATAGCAACAACAATTAAAAGAGATGAGATTGGAATTCAATTAAACCACGACTTACTCATCATTTCCAAGTTGTCAATCTGCTTCTTGAGTTGCTCAGGGTCTTTCTTCAAAATCCCCACTTCCCTCaccttctttctttccttcttgtTCTGTCAACCAAACCATGGAAAATAGTGAAAGTACACAACCCATTAGTTAAATCCTCGAAAACACAACAGGAAAATACACAGCTATAATGTGAAATTTCAGGAAAACCCTATTTGCATCATTCTATAACATTATTTCAAATTTGCAGAATAGTTACTCGCACATTCAATCAAATTGTAGAATAACAAACTAGGTCATGGATTAGACAAAAAGAGGAACAAAATTAGGGGGAATACAATGAGAAAGTGAAGTGTACCCTTTTCAATTCCTTCTTCCGAAGCTCCTTCCGGTAAGCATCGGTAGGGTTCATGACCTTGCCACCCTTCGTCGTCTTCATTGTTGAAAACTGAaaccctctctccctctctcttcttcgtcttcttcttctgaaattgaAACCCTTTTCTTGCTTTCTCTGTTGTTCCGCGCTTTGGAATTGAGGATGAACAGAACAGAATTACAGAGATAAACGGTCTTAGTGGTATGAGCAATTGAGCATGAGGCCGAGAACACGATCGCGTTCACCAAGTAACACTCGtgatgaacttttttttttttggaatactGTAGGGTTGATTTATATTTTTGACAAtgtgggttttatgttctttttttaacaaaaaaaaaaagagcctGGCTTAATAATCTTTTCGGACTATTTTTCAGCCAGGCCCATTTATTCGTTATGTTGACacttaagaaaaagaaaatgttgattATTTTTCGCTTTGAGAGTAGCATATCAAGTTTGGATAGagattaagtgtgtgtttgttgTGGTTTGCTTAGTCTGAGTTTGAATTTCACTGATTCAAGTGTATTAGAGCATGCTAGCTTGTCCTTTACTGTGTATTTGTGTGCTATGCTGTATGTGCTCCTTCTAGGGTTTGATACCCTTTGCCTGTAAGTGCCGTTTGGCTTGGCTTACGCCTTAATCCGATGAACCTttgaccaaaaaagaaaaaagaaaaagaaaatgttgattTTGTTGCCAAAAACAACtatttgattattttataaattaatttaattgaaataaaagtGTTTTCTAAATGAATTCATTGACGTGCGCTGTCGAAtgtaaagaagttttacactAATATTTAATCGTATTATGTCACATATGACAAATTGGTTGCGTTTCatttaaattttagttttgatAAAAATGACTTTATTATGTGGCAAAAATCAATTATATGCATGTGTAAAAAGATATTACATGAACAC
This window harbors:
- the LOC130711454 gene encoding protein EARLY FLOWERING 5 isoform X1 encodes the protein MKTTKGGKVMNPTDAYRKELRKKELKRNKKERKKVREVGILKKDPEQLKKQIDNLEMMKADGALDKARKHKKRQLQDTLNLVVKKRREYEDKMKEKGETPVMFSHLGPPRRRTTAEEEERVNHPKPEDSVYYHPTLNPTGAPPPGKPPMFVSSIGPRIPLSGASSSAAASSSATESENDVLAVPPPPPPPPLPDSGTASSADGAVLPASLPLPPPPPMPPKPATAVPTSLPPPPLPPPPPGPPPKDQIASRPIPPPPPPLQQSQPPPPGTGVGMERNQSALTDDLPFKAPGQVQLPPPPPPPKSGVIQSDGAAASTDNKNTLSSQEIPKMVPGLPPPPPRQQPSVPGPPLIPSLQADVLPPGISRFLPPPPPPPTPDMRSPLPVAGLPGQALPPGMMVPLIHRPPYGPPPGPPPMMKPPLPPGPPPNFHEEDHLALRQLPPQKPSYVKSAASTVVKRPLAQHTPELTAMIPASVRVRREAAMIKTKPKPSLPTTSRTVSGKSGPTNVKPESVSSSSAPKAPSIDDSYSAFLEDMKALGALDG
- the LOC130711454 gene encoding protein EARLY FLOWERING 5 isoform X2, which produces MKEKGETPVMFSHLGPPRRRTTAEEEERVNHPKPEDSVYYHPTLNPTGAPPPGKPPMFVSSIGPRIPLSGASSSAAASSSATESENDVLAVPPPPPPPPLPDSGTASSADGAVLPASLPLPPPPPMPPKPATAVPTSLPPPPLPPPPPGPPPKDQIASRPIPPPPPPLQQSQPPPPGTGVGMERNQSALTDDLPFKAPGQVQLPPPPPPPKSGVIQSDGAAASTDNKNTLSSQEIPKMVPGLPPPPPRQQPSVPGPPLIPSLQADVLPPGISRFLPPPPPPPTPDMRSPLPVAGLPGQALPPGMMVPLIHRPPYGPPPGPPPMMKPPLPPGPPPNFHEEDHLALRQLPPQKPSYVKSAASTVVKRPLAQHTPELTAMIPASVRVRREAAMIKTKPKPSLPTTSRTVSGKSGPTNVKPESVSSSSAPKAPSIDDSYSAFLEDMKALGALDG